GTAATTAGTGATGGTGAGGTGTAGTCAATCCAGGGGTGCTCCTCAGTTAGACTTCGGTTTGTTTTCAGGGTGTCTGCTTTGTACTGCGGGGGAGAAGAAAACCATCAGTTGTCACAAAACAATAAATCTTTTTGAGCTCGAATAAGAAAATGGGCTTGACCAAACTTTGTGGACCCCAGCTGTAGACTAATGCCACCTAGTACTACCACTTCATCATTTACGGTAATAGGTAAGGTTTATAGTTCTGGAAAGTTTCCCTTGATCCAGCCATTCTGCTGCCAGCTGCCTGTCCTGTTATTGAATGAGCTGCTTCAGGGATAGTATGTTGGTAGAACTCAAGAGGAAGTGCTATTGCTTCTGGCAGTTTGGTTTAGTGTACATAGAGCAGGAAGCTTTTCAATATTATAAAATACTAgtaaagtgagtgagggttggaAAATCCAAATTGGCAAACACACTTTTGTTTAAGCTATACTGTATGTTATTACAGGTCAGGAGTGGCTTTGACTTACCCTAGATAGAAAAATGTAAACTACATTTTCAGTGCATTAGGTGTAAATTCATGGCAAAGATCTTAATACCATAAAGTTTTTTGCTCATAGAACCAATTTACGTGCAGCTCTGTGGGTTGCAAAGTATTCTGAATTTTCCTTACCTTAAATTTATCTGGGACATCCTGTTGATTTAGAGGGAAGAGTCTTACAAACTTGAAGCTTTCTGCTACCACATAAAACGGTTTATTCTGAGCTTTGGCACACACAGCCATTTGATTTGTACCAATCTGCAGAGACAGTTTAGATGGAAAACAGTATATACACTCAATACTTGAGTGATAGTAAACTTCCATGGTTCCAACCAGTAGACTCTTTGAGTGTACTTAACATCTGAACTgagagcacttctgaaaagcctGGAACTCTTCACAGAAACCAAGCTTAAGAAACACAATGCTCTTTTAAAAGAGTTTTATCTGTGCGCCATTACATGTCAAACACTCCTGTGATCTAGGCAAGtagtatcctcattttacaaagcAGGAGACTGATGCACAGAGGAAGCAGTAGTACAAAAGGGaacagaagccaggagtcctgacttccactcTCTATTCCGATAAACGAAGAGTACTACCTACCAGTGTGTTTCAGGTCAGGAAAGTTACAGCTTTGTTTATTCTAACTAGCTTTCATATCTAATGTACTCCTTCAAGCCAAAAATATACCTGTCTGCAAACTAACTACTTTTTAGGCTATATTCTATTTTGCATATCAATATGAAAGTTGCAAACAGAAtatggttatttttaaaaagcagagaaaGCAAAATAAAGCCATTGCCTTAAATATAGATTTTGATGCTGACAACTCTGTAAAACTGAAACTGATAAAATCAGTTTTGCTTCAGAGTCTTATCTTAAACTTTAGTGTGTTGTAACCATGAAGACTATTCAATTGGAATGGGCTGTAGAAAATGGCAACTTACTGTAATAGTCTTAATCATGACACTAATGCATGGGTTATTAACACATAATTAGCAGCAGCAATCAGTTTCCTGAATAACACCCCCTGCATCATCTAGAAGGAGCTCATTAAGTTATAGTGAGTAAAAATCAACTagaaataaaatacaaacattACTCACATTTTCAAAATCTATCAACATGCAGCGTGCTCCAGGTATATGAAGAATCACTAATTCACCACCTCTTACCTTGTTAATAATTCCTCCGCTTTCAACCACGCCTTCAGCACCAACTATTACCAGGTTCACTTTCTCCATGATGTagctgtttaagaaaaaaaaaaagttaaatcatATAGTGTAGTACTAGGAATGTGACAATTTTGTTAATACCTCCTGATCATTTTGCTTTTCCAGTAGACTAGTCATTCTtgcaactatccagatatatgcaTGCGGCCTATTCAAATGTCCTTGGAATTATCCTTCCTTGATCTCCCCAAACAGGAGTATTAAATAACCAATGCTTCTCCAAACATACTTGAGGTATTGACCTCAAAAGTTGCTGAGGCTATTTTGGCTGAAGTCATCTAGTTACTAGTAATCAGTTACAGAAATTTAGATATTCAGTATTACATTATTATGAAGTTATTTTAGCTCCACATTTCAAGATGGTCACAACCAAAATGTACTTTTAAATAATTCCAAATGTTTTAATCCCATGTTTTCCCTTCTTTCAATAACCCCTCAGATCTGTTTTCTCCTTCATGGAGAAAACTGATAGAAAGAACATACTTTGTACTTTTATACTGCACCTCTCATCCAAGGAAATAGCACGTGTCTTGGTGCATGAAGGAAATGCAACACCAACTAAAATGCTCATAAAGAGAGAAGTTACATTTTTTCAGTTCTGTCTCAGAGTTATCTGGCCAGATAACTTAATCAGTCAAGTCACTGATCTCATGTTAGCTACCTTGTAAAATACAGCACGTTAGAGTGGTATGTATCTTCTTGACAATTGCCTCTCAGGCATTTTGTATTGGATAGAGAATTAAGTTTTATTAACACActgttcataagaacataaacataagaacggctatactgggtcagactaaaggtccatctaggccagtattctgtcttctgacagtggccaatgccaggtgccctagaatgaacagaacaggtgatctctcccctgtcgcccattcacagtttctggcaaacacaggctagggacaccatccctgttccATTCTCATGCATTTAGGACTCAAAATCTGGTATCCAGTAAGCAAttatcagctttaaaaaaaaatccaactgcaTTTATGTATATATAAAGcatctgactttttaaaaaaacactggcAGACAAAAGAGCCCTTAGCTATAGCATCTCAGCTCCTTTGCTCCCCCATATCCCTAAATGCTACACTTACGTTTAATTACCTTTTTCAACTTAACATCTAAACATTATCAAATACTTCTGCTTGATTTATGGCAATCACATTAGCCTAACTCTCAAAAGATTTAGCTTGTACAGTAGCTGTGCCAGTTGATACTACAGTGAAAGGTTAAATTAGCAAAACCATCCATTCCAATTTGAAGAAACTTTTGGGAAGTTCATATATACAATAGTTAAAATGAAAACCAGAAGGACAGTAAAAGGCTTGTTAACATCTAAGAATGTAATTAATATACTTACCCAACTGCAGCATCTAGAATCACAGTCACAGGAACGTTGAGCTTGCTAAGGGCCTTTGCCATTTTTTGcctattaaaataatatttatgaaGTTTTGAAATTTCTTTAAAGAGGTCAGTGAAATTCATAGATGTgataaaactaattttttttcagtATATATGAATGAAACCtgataattagggccctaccaaattcatggtcaatcaatttcatagtcataggattaaaaaaattgtaaatttcatgatttcagccatttaaatctgaaatttcacaatggtgtaattgtaggggtcccgACCCCAAAAAAGTGTTGAGGGGTGGGCATAAGGTTATTGCAGGGGGGGTTGCAGTGCTGCTATCCTTCCTTTtgcattgctgctggtggtggcgctgccttcagagctgggcagctggagagcggtggctgctggctgggagcccagctctgaaggcagggccgccaccagcagcagcgcagaagtaaggatggcattgaatggtattgccacccttacttctgcgctactgcctgcagagctgagccctCAGTCAGTAGCTGCCACTTTCTGGCCACACAACTCTGAAAGCAGCAGTGTTTGCATCTCCCTATTAGTAATTCTGGTTCTGCAATCACTCCTTTTTCTGGTTTCTCTGTTTTATGAAAAACTCACACAAATAAAGGGGAAACAAGCTGACTATCACAGAAATAGTGAAATTGACAATAGATGGAGTAAAACTAAAGAGTCTTCTCTAATCATTCAGTTTAGAAATCATAGGTATGACTTGTAACTATATAAGGTAAAAGACTCAGACAAATGTGATTAAATTGACAGTTTACTGTACATTTAACACCCAGCTTTTTCATCTGCTTGGTGTTAGATACAAGATACTATGAACAGAGTATACTGTGAAATGTTACTTTAGTGAAAGTGATAAATCACACTTTATCTGCCAATCTTCAGGTATTTCAATTGTCATTAGAAATGAAACTGCCTGGTTGGTTGCACTGGTTGTTATACAGTGTGTATGGTTTGCTATTTTCCTTTACTTCCTTCAAACTATATTGTATCCTCTGGAGACTTACAGAGCTGTCAGTAATATACACTACATAGTGTCTTAAAGGGaacacctttttttaaaaaaacccaaaacacaaaaaacaaacaaacacagtttTGATAAACATTTTAATCCTCctattgttacaagtaacactTGCTACTAttagcttattttaaaaaatacttcaaGTTGACTGTCCTTTTAAGCAATCATTCTTAGAGAAAAAATGGGTTGCTTAGCTGTGGTTGGTTGTTAAAGTTTTGTTACACCTTAGCTAGAAAGCTTGGGGATGCTGTAATATGTTTACGTAGTACAGAGAATTGCCTGGTTTTTTGGAAGGGTGTTGCTGTAGACGATCTGTCGAGGGATATGATTATTTCATTGCAAACTTATCTTTCAATAATTCAAAAATAGGTAAAAGCTCTTCTTAAAATATGACTCTACTGATGGACATTAGTATCTACAGTATCTTATTAATCAAGAAGACAAAATTGACATATACTTGCCCTGCTTGATCGGGCTGTGATTCAGTAATATAAACACTGAAACGCTTCTTTGATGCAGCAGCTGCCTCTAACACTCTGAGGACCACTCTCGAATAGGCATGTGTTAATATTCGCTGTTAAAGTAACAGACATTTTACTAGTTTAGCAAGTTTCAGGAAAGCTTTGTTATTGTCATGATCTCTTGTAATTGTTTACCATGCATAAGTGTTTTAAACATGATCTTCAGTTATTTAGATGATATCCCAGATTTCacaaaaatgtaacattttaagaGTTGTAGATACTTTTGGTGACCTGTCCAATATTAAACTCCTGTATTTTTACAAACCACAGGATGTCAAGCCATCATGAAAATTGGACTTTATAGGACACTTAATTACTGAAGCCCTGACACTGAGAGGGGCTGGAACCCACAACTCCATTTAAGCCAgtagttgtgggtgctcagtaccaCTTAGAACCGGGCCACAGACTTAATGTCAGTCTGTATGGAAACaaaggtggagggagggggagttctAGAAAATATTTGAATATGTGGCATAAACAAATGTGATAGGTAAGAGTAAAATCTTTACTTGGGAAAGCCAACATCAGCTAATGTGGGGTCTCCTTAACAGATGAGGATAAAACCTATTTCCTCCATCACTTGAAATAATGGAACACCCAGAACAGATTAATCGGTCCTGACATACTTACAGCACCATCTTTGATAAACGTATGACAGAGTTTTGCAATTTTGTTTCTTGAAAGAGAGATTCTCCTAAGGAAAAGTTCCCCTCGTTCGATCATGATTTCTTTACACTTTGAATAGTCCTGGAAAAAGCAGTAAGAACAAAAATTAAGGCCCAGGATTACTTTGTGAGTAGTGTTACTTTGTGGATGAGGGAAGCATTACGCTTGGTGACAAACTCACCGAGTACTCCAGTGAGGTGAGACTGATAAACCTTAGGAAGAGCTCTCCCCCTGAAGAGACAGCTACCGAAGAGTCAACACCAGATAGAGTTTCAATGGCATTTTTGAGATTTGCTCTCAAACCCTGAATGGTCtcacctgaaagagagagagagagaaatgcaaacTTCATTTCAAAACAAGATACTCATTACatgctagaccaggggttctcaaactggaggttgggGCCCcgcagggggttgcaaggttattacatgggggggttgtgagctgtcagcctccacccgaaATCCTGCTTTgcattcagcatttataatggcgttaaatatattaaaaagtgttttaatttataaggggtgtgGCACTTGGAGGCTTgctacgtgaaaggggtcaccagtacaaaagtttgagaactactgtgcTAGACAGAAATTTAGGTGTATTCTGGTATGGCACTAAtggttgtattttaaaaatttccAAATGACTAACTTggtatttctccttcactgtatTGGGATTACAGTGGAAGCTTATTACACCATGTAAAAATTTTTCAACTGATTCCATACATTTGAGTACAAAATCTATAATCTTGTAAGCCCTACCTGCCGCATGCCCTCCATCCACCTTTCTCTAGAATAACAGTCATCTAAAAAGAGAATATAAACACTCCTGAAATGTGTCTTACTGCCAGGAATGAAAACTGATGAAATACTACTAGATAGTCAACAGCAATGTtgacggctcctgcctgcccatcAATGTGCTTTGATTGTAACCTGAAGGAACAAGTTCTTGCCATTAATGAGGTAATTCAGCACCCATGCTCAGTCAATGCTTAGCACATATCCAATGAAGCAGATTATATTTAATgaaacaaacaccaaatacattttgaaaatgttttttgtaCTATTTCTGTTTCCCAGATTTTGATTAGTAATGCACGCTTCTCAAGCATGTGCTCATTTCTGCACAACATCTAACATTTCTGCACAAGTCTAACTTTGGATAGAGTGTAGGCTGCTTTTTTTGCTCAAAGACCTCCATTTTTAACTTCTCTGAACATTAAAAAACAAGACATTCAGGTTCAAAACACTGGGCTTGCCTTTTACTGCAATGCAGGAACTGGACTGTTAGTTTCGCTTGTGAAAAAGCAAAGGCAGGATCTTGGAAGCAGAGATGAACTGCAGTATAGCTTCTTGAGAAAGCAAAAATTAAATAATCACCTGAAATCCAACAAAACTCTGAATTTCAGTCACCTGAAACACCATGAATCTGATGAGGTGTGTGTTAAAtatttggcagaatttgattttttttaaataattttgatggataatatcaagtTATTTgtgagcattttttatttttattgatttgtaTTTCACAGTTCTGCAAATTTTGGGGTGTTTAGCATCTTTCAGTTTTTATCAACCAAcagttttcacagttgcaggaaattatgggggtgTCAGACAATAACTTCTTAGAgagctttcagagtagcagccatctTAGTCTGAATCCACaagaaaaacaggagtacttgtggcaccttagagactaacacatttatttgagcataaacttttgtgggctacagcccacgtcttcattttttttctcctgctgctaagagctcatcttaattaattagcctcttagagatTATacggctacttccaccttttcatgttctgtatgtgtgtgtgtgtgtgtgtatatatgtccTTACTATATATTCCATTCTATGTATGtgctgaagtgggctgtagcccaggaaagcttatgttgaaataaatgtgttagtctctaaggtgctacaagtcctcctgttctttttgtgagaGCCTCATTCAATAATGATCAGGcaccatttttcttactttgcctattttTAAACGTTGATAATTATcgatggaaacatttttttgtcGGTTTGGGTGCAGACAGGGCACTGGATGTTTA
The Mauremys mutica isolate MM-2020 ecotype Southern chromosome 16, ASM2049712v1, whole genome shotgun sequence genome window above contains:
- the EIF2B1 gene encoding translation initiation factor eIF-2B subunit alpha, with product MTEAELIEAFKAQMREDPDVASAVAAIRALLEFLKRDKGETIQGLRANLKNAIETLSGVDSSVAVSSGGELFLRFISLTSLEYSDYSKCKEIMIERGELFLRRISLSRNKIAKLCHTFIKDGARILTHAYSRVVLRVLEAAAASKKRFSVYITESQPDQAGQKMAKALSKLNVPVTVILDAAVGYIMEKVNLVIVGAEGVVESGGIINKIGTNQMAVCAKAQNKPFYVVAESFKFVRLFPLNQQDVPDKFKYKADTLKTNRSLTEEHPWIDYTSPSLITLLFTDLGVLTPSAVSDELIKLYL